In the Burkholderiales bacterium genome, CACCGCCTTGCCTGCCTTGTTAAGGCCGACTTCGATCGAACAGCCGGTCGAGCAATAGCCGCACGTCGTGTATTTCCAGTCGACGACGCCCTTGTCGGCGATTTTGATCGGGTTTTTCTTGCTGCGTCCGAATAGCATTTTTTCCTCAGGTTTCAGCGATGCGAAAGCAGGCTGTCATGCCTCCAGCATCTCGAACTCGCGCTTATCCACCCCCGCTGCGCGTTCTTTCCAGGGATCGGGTATCCCTTCCAGCGCGTACTTGAGCCGGGCGTGCAACGCTTTTCGTCCCTCGTGGTCCTCGACGATTTTCTGCTTCACATAATCGAGCCCGACGCGTGCGACGTAATGCACGGTGCGATCGAGATAACGCGCTTCTTCGCGATAAAGCTGGATGAATGCGCTCGCGTATTCGAGTACTTCATCGTGGGTTTTGACTTTGCACAGAAACTGCGCGACTTCGGTTTTGATGCCGCCGTTGCCGGCGACATAGATTTCCCAGCCCGAATCGACGCCGATGACGCCGACATCCTTGATTCCCGATTCGGCGCAGTTGCGCGGGCAGCCCGAAACCGCGAGCTTGACCTTGTGCGGCGCGTACATCTTCCACATTTCTTTTTCGAGCGCGATGCCCATATTGGTCGAATCCTGCACGCCGAAGCGGCACCATTCCGACCCGACGCAGGTTTTCACGGTGCGCAGCGCTTTGGCGTAGGCATGGCCCGAGGGCATGTCGAGATCGCGCCAGACATTCGGCAAATCCTCTTTTTTGACGCCGAGCAGATCGATGCGCTGACCACCGGTGACTTTCACCGTCGGGATCTGGTATTTGTCGACGACATCGGCGATGCGCCGCAAATCGGCGGCCGTCGTGTTGCCGCCGAACATGCGCGGCACGACCGAGAACGTGCCGTCCTTCTGAATGTTGGCGTGCGCGCGCTCGTTGATGAAACGCGACTGGTTGTCGTCCTCGGCTTCGTGCGGCCAGGTCGAGATCAGATAATAATTGAGCGCCGGGCGGCAAGAAGCACAACCGCTCGCTGTTTGCCAGTTCAGGAATTCGCGCGTTTGCGGAATCGTCAGCAGTTTTTCGTCGCGGATCGCTTTGCGCACTTCTTCGTGCGTGAGTTCGGTGCAGCCGCACATCGCTTTGCGCAAATTCGCAGCCGGCTGGTAAGCGCCGCCGACGGTCGAGGCAAGCAGTTGTTCGACGAGCCCGGTGCACGAGCCGCACGACGAAGAAGCTTTCGTGTGCTTGCGCACGTCGTCGAGCGTGAACAAACCTTTTTCCTTGATGGCGGTGATGATGGTCCCTTTGCACACGCCGTTGCAGCCGCACACTTCGGCGCTATCGGCCATCGCCGATGCCTTGCTTTGCCCCTGGTGTCCGAGATTGCCGAGATGCGATTCACCGAACAGCAACTGATCGCGGATTTCGTGGATATCCTGCCGATCGCGCAGCAACTGGAAATACCATGAGCCGTCGACTGTGTCGCCGTACAAAACGCTGCCGATCAATTTGTTGTCGCGGATCACGAGTTTCTTGTAGATGCCCGCGAATGGATCGGACATCACGATCTCTTCGGTCGTATCGCCGCCGCTGAAGTCACCGGCTGAAAAAAGATCGATGCCGGTTACTTTGAGCTTGGTCGACATCACCGAACCCGCGTAAAGTTCGATACCCATATGCGCCAGATGATTCGCGCACACCTTGGCCATTTCGAACAAGGGCGCAACCAGCCCGTAAGCGACACCGCGATGCGATACGCACTCGCCGACAGCGTAAATGCGCGGATCGTACGTCTGCATGGTGTCGTTGACGACAATGCCGCGATTGCAATAGAGGCCGGTCGATTGCGCGAGATCGCTGTTCGGGCGTATGCCGACCGCCATGACGACGAGATCGGCGGCAAGCTCGCGGCCATCCTTGAATTTAACTGCCTTGACGCGGCTATTGTCGCCGACGATTTCGCTGGTCTGCGTTTTCAGCAGAAACTGCAAGCCTTTCGCTTCGAGCGATTTCTGCAGCATGCCGGCCGCGACCTTGTCGAGCTGCCGCTCCATCAGCCAGTCCATTAAATGCACGACGGTCACGTTCATGCCGCGCAGCTTCAGGCCGTTCGCTGCTTCGAGGCCAAGCAAGCCACCACCGATGACGACGGCATGTTTGTACTGCGCTGCCGCTGCGATCATCGCATCGGTGTCGTGGATGTCGCGATAGGTAATCACACCGTCGAGAGCCACGCCCGGGATCGGCAGGATGAACGGATTCGAGCCTGTCGCGAGCAGCAATCGGTCATACGGTTCTTCGGTGCCGTCGGCAGCGATCACCTTGCGCGCGATGCGATCGATCTTGACGACCTTCTTGTTGAGATGCAGACGGATATTGTTAGCGGCGTACCAATCGACATCGTTCAGCATGATGTCCTTGATCGTCATTTCGCCGGCGAGCACCGGAGACAACAAGATGCGGTTGTAATTGGCGTGCGGCTCCGCGCCGAACGCCGTGATGTCGTACAGGTCGGGTGCGATCTTCAGCAGCTCTTCGAGCGTGCGCACGCCGGCCATGCCATTGCCGACCATCACGAGTTTCAGTTTTTTCATAGCGTTATCCACGGCGCTCGCGCTTCGGCTCGAAAACCAGCTTGTCATTTCCGCGCACGCGGGAATCCAGCGATTCGAAACATGCCGCAGCAGTCTGCGCCGCAAGCCTGGCGACCTCCCCGATGACGACGATCGCCGGGCTGCCCAGCCCCGCGTTCGCAACCGCTGTGGGCAGACTGCGCAAATCCGAAATAACGCTGCGCTGCGACGGCAAGGTTGCGTTCTGGACCATCGCAGCCGGTGTCCGGGACGGCATTCCCGCGGCAAGCAGCTCGGCGACTATCATCGCCAGACGCGACGCGCCCATGTAGATGACGAGCGTGGTCCCGCCTTGCGCCAGCGCTTTCCAATTCGGCTCCGCGCCGTTTCTGGTATGACCGGTGAGCAAAGTCACGCCGCGCGCGCAATCGCGATGTGTAACCGGAATGCCGAGCGCCGCAGCCGCCGCCATACCCGATGTGATGCCCGAGATGACTTCAGCTTCGACACCAGCCGCGCGCAGCGCCTGGACTTCTTCGCCACCGCGTCCGAATACGAAAGGATCGCCGCCCTTGACGCGCGCAACGATGCGTCCCGCGCCGGCTTCGCCTATCATCAGGCGCTCGATGAAGGCTTGGGGCGTGGAAGCACAGCCTCCGCGCTTGCCGACTTCGACGACGCGCGCATCGGCGCGCACGAATTGGAGCACCTCGCGATTGACGAGATCGTCGATCAGTACGACATCGGCGATGCCGAGCGCGCGCACCGCCTTTAGCGTCAGTAGTTCGATGTCGCCGGGGCCGGCGCCAACCAAATAGACTTTTCCTGTTTTCATCTTGCTCGCCGTGGTTGCTCCAGACTCCGGTTTCGCAAGCTCCATACCATCTGTAGATATTCTTTCCGTTCAATGATTTGGTTCGACGGATGGGTTCCGGCCGCTGCGCGCATGCTTGGATATGGTGCACTGCAAACCGATGCTTGCCTTGCTATGGTGCGCGGGGACGCCAGCGTCTCGCGGAATCAGGCGCAGAACGCGGCAACCGACAGAATCGCCGCTGATGGGATTACGCCGCCGGGCACATTTGTTTCCGGTACAGGAATTCGAGCACCGCGGTGCGCAGCTCGTGATAGCGATAATCACTGGCATGGGCCAAGCGGTCCCGAGGCCGCGGCAGATCGACGCTGACGATATCGCCGACCACGGCTGCCGGGCCATTGGTCAGCATCACAATGCGGTCCGACAGTAACACCGCCTCGTCGACATCGTGCGTCACCATGACCACGGTGCTGCGGGTTTTGGCGACGATGTCCATCAACTCGTCCTGCAAATGGGCGCGGGTCAAGGCATCGAGCGCACCGAACGGCTCGTCCAGCAACAGGATTTTCGGCTGCATGGCGAAAGCGCGCGCGATGCCGACGCGCTGCTTCATGCCGCCGGAGATTTCGTGCGGATGCTTGTTCTCGGCGGGGGCGAGATGCACGAGTTCGAGCGCCGCGCGCGTGCGGTCCCTGAGCTGCGCCTTGGGCTCACTCCCGCCGAATACGCGCTCGACGGCGAGATAAATGTTGTCGAAGCAGGTCATCCACGGCAGCAGCGAATGGTTCTGGAAGACCACCGCGCGATCCGGCCCCGGCCCGGCGACTTCGCGGCCATTGACGAATACGTTGCCGCGCGTCGGCATGACGAGGCCTGCGATCAGGTTGAGCAGCGTCGATTTGCCGCAACCGGAATGGCCGATCAAGGTCACGAATTCGCCCTGGGTCACCGTCAGGTCGATGCCGCGCAGCGCCTGAAACAAACCTTTTTTGGTGTAGAACGCAACGTCGGCGTTCTCGATTTGCACGAGCTTTTCCATAGCGATCTCCTAGCGATATTCGAAGCGTCGGGCCAACAGCAGCAGCGCCTGCTCCAGCAGCAGCCCGACGATGCCGACCACGAAAATGGCGATGATGATGTGCTCGACGTTCAGGTTGTTCCACTCGTCCCACACCCAGAAGCCGATGCCGACGCCGCCGGTCAGCATTTCGGCGGCCACGATCACGAGCCAGGCGACGCCTATGGAAAGCCGCACGCCCGTCATCATGTACGGCAGCGCCGCCGGAAACAGGATTTTGGTGAACACTTTCCATTCGGAAAGATTCAAGACCTTGGCGACGTTCATGTAGTCCTGCGGAATTTGCCTGACGCCGACCGCGGTGTTGATAATCATCGGCCAGATCGCGGAAACAAAGATCACCCAGATCGCCGCGGGACCGGCCGCCTTGAATACGAGCAAGCCGATCGGCAGCCACGCCAACGGAGAAACCGGCCGCAGCAGGCTGATGATAGGCGCCGCCATGTCGGATAGAAACTTGAAGCGGCCGATCATGAAGCCAAGCGGAATGCCGACCAGCGCCGCCAGCCCGAAGCCTACGGCGACTCTTTGCAAAGACCCCAGGATGTTCCAGCCTATGCCCTGATCGTTCGGCCCTTTGACGTAAAACGGATCGCTGAACAGAATCAGCGCCGCTTCCCAGGTTTTCGCCGGATTTGGCAGCGTGCTTATCTGCGCTATCAGCGCCCAGATTCCGATAAAGACAATCAGCCCCAGCGCGACGGGCATCATCGCGCGCAACGCGGCCGCGAGGCTGGCTAATGCGCGCGAAGCCGGCGGCGCCGGGCTTTCACCGGGCGTTGCCGGGGCTCCGGTCTGATCCGCGCTGGAGGCCGCGGACCTGGCTGGACGCGGACGGCGGGCGTCGTCGCCGAGCTCGAACTTACGCAAGCTCACTATTCTGATACGTCCGCCGGACGGAGTTGTCGCGAGTTTCATGATTTCCTCTCGATCGTTCTGTTTGAGAGTTACGTTTAAACCCTGACGGCAAAACTGCCGGCGTATTTCTTCGGATCCTTGCCGTCCCAGACGACGCCGTCGATCAGTTTCGCCGAGCGCATCAAATCCGGCGGTATCGGCGCCTTGACCTGGCTTGCGGCTTCCTTGTAAAGCGCGACCTGGTTAACCTTGTTGGCAACCGCGAGGTAGTCGACGTCGTCCTTGAGCAGGCCCCAGCGCTTGTGCTGGGTCAGGAACCACATGCCGTCGGACAGGTAAGGGAAATTCACCGCGCCGTCGTTGTAGAACTTCATGTAGTTCGGGTCGTCCCATTTCTTGCCGATGCCGTTATCGTATTTGCCGACCAGCCGCTGATCGATCACATCGACCGGGCAATTGACATAGGATTTGTCGGCGATGATCTCGGCGACCTTGCGCCGATTGGCCATGGCGTCGATGAACTTCGAGGCGTCGAGGATCGCCATCATCATCGCCCGCGTCGTGTTCGGATTTTTCTGCACGAATTCGGCGGTCGTTCCCAGCACCTTCTCAGGATGGTCTTTCCAGATGCCTTGCGTGGTCTCGGCAGTGAAACCGATCTTGTCGTAAATCGCGCGATTGCCCCAGGGCTCGCCGACGCAGAAGCCGTCCATATTGCCGACGCGCATATTCGCCACCATTTGCGGCGGGGGCACGACGATATTCTTGACGTCCCGGAACGGATGGATATCGTGCGCCGCCAGCCAGTAGTAAATCCACATCGCGTGCGTTCCGGTCGGGAAAGTCTGCGCGAACGTGTAGTCGCGCTTTTCGGTGGTCACCAGTTTTTTCAGCGATCCGCCATCGCTCACGCCTTTGTCCCTGAGCTGATTGGAAAGCGTGATCGCCTGGCCGTTGTGGTTCAGGTTCATCAGCACCGCCATGTCCTTCTTCGGCCCGCCAATGCCGAGTTGCACACCATAGATCAGCCCATACAGCACATGGGCGGCGTCGAGCTCTCCGTTGACCAGCTTGTCGCGCACCGAAGCCCACGACGCTTCCTTGCTAGGCGTGATCTTGATTCCGTACTTCTCGTCGAACCTCATCACCGACGCGATCACGACCGACGCGCAATCGGTGAGCGGAATGAAGCCGATTTTGACTTCCTTTTTTTCCGGGGCGTCGGAACCCGCGGCCCACGCGCCATAACCGAGCGGGCTCGCCAGCATGGCCGCGCCGCCTGCTGCCGCCGCCTGCTTCAGAAATTTCCGCCGCTGTGGCGAACCTGGCGCAATACGTTTTTGCTGCGGTTTTTGTTGCGTCATCGCTGCATCCTCCGCTCTATTCGTTTCCAATAAGCGTTCCAATAAAAAAGGCGCCGTTCGCGCGAGTTTTCTCGCCGAAGGACGCCTTTGTCCGGTTGGGCCATCGTTAGCCCGATTTACTGCACTTCAAATCATCTTCGCAGGCCGCGCTTTTGCCTCGGCCTCGCTTTCATTCTTCTCCGTAGCACACCTCGTGCCCGCCCTGACCAGCAAGATGACACGCTGATCTTGTTCTGTTTTTTGGTACCGTCAGGAAAATCGTATTGCGATGCAACGCACGGTAGTGGTGCGAAAAAAATCAGTTGCGCTCCAGATTGGGTATTTTGCCGCGAGTGCTTGCAACGTTCCGTGGCCAGAGCAAATCGTCTACGGCGATGATGCGCGCGGCGACTTCGCCCATGCGCAGGTTTTTATCCATCGCTTCCTTGCGCAAAGCCCGGAAAGCGTCCTCCTCGCTGATCCCGCGCAGCTTCATCAGCATCCCTTTGGCGCGCTCGATCAATTTGCGCTCGTCGAGCTTGTCCTGCGCCAGGGCGAGCTTACGCTGCAGAACCCGCGATTCGTTGAAGCGCGCGGTTGCGACATCGATGACAGGATTCAAACGCTCGGGCGAGAAACCGCCGATCACATACGCGTCGACGCCGGCGCCGATCGCCGCCTGAATGCGTGCGCGGCTCGCGTCTTGGGTAAAGACGACGAGTGGGCAAGGCCGGCGACGATGCAGTTCAGCCAACAGCGCCAACGCGGCATCGTCCAGCGCATCGACGGCTACGATGATCAGATCGAAATCGCTCGCTTCGCCCAGGCGCGATAGATCGGCAAACGAAGTCAGCGCGGCAGCCAGCCGATGGCCGGCTTTTTCAATCGCGGCCAGAAGCGGCGCGCTTGCAGCGGGCGCGCTGATCAGCAAGATGGATTTCAAGACAGGTACCGCCCGCTCAAGCCGCGACACGGCGGCGCGTTGCGGATGCGCCGGCGACGGCTTTCGCCTGCTCGAAGTCGTCGCTATGACCCGAGGCAAACAGGCAACAGGCGATCTGGTCGAGCAGCGGCGACGGTAACGGCGCCTCTCCATCGAGCGCCGCGCCTATCCAGACCGCAGTCGCTTCGGCATCGATCGCAGCCGGCAATTGCGCCAAATCCTGGTGCGGCGCGGTCTCCTCCATGTCGAACAGATTGCGACTGCCGGCCGCATCGAAGTATTCGATAGACCGCCGCCGTTTCGGATTCG is a window encoding:
- a CDS encoding NAD(P)/FAD-dependent oxidoreductase, yielding MKKLKLVMVGNGMAGVRTLEELLKIAPDLYDITAFGAEPHANYNRILLSPVLAGEMTIKDIMLNDVDWYAANNIRLHLNKKVVKIDRIARKVIAADGTEEPYDRLLLATGSNPFILPIPGVALDGVITYRDIHDTDAMIAAAAQYKHAVVIGGGLLGLEAANGLKLRGMNVTVVHLMDWLMERQLDKVAAGMLQKSLEAKGLQFLLKTQTSEIVGDNSRVKAVKFKDGRELAADLVVMAVGIRPNSDLAQSTGLYCNRGIVVNDTMQTYDPRIYAVGECVSHRGVAYGLVAPLFEMAKVCANHLAHMGIELYAGSVMSTKLKVTGIDLFSAGDFSGGDTTEEIVMSDPFAGIYKKLVIRDNKLIGSVLYGDTVDGSWYFQLLRDRQDIHEIRDQLLFGESHLGNLGHQGQSKASAMADSAEVCGCNGVCKGTIITAIKEKGLFTLDDVRKHTKASSSCGSCTGLVEQLLASTVGGAYQPAANLRKAMCGCTELTHEEVRKAIRDEKLLTIPQTREFLNWQTASGCASCRPALNYYLISTWPHEAEDDNQSRFINERAHANIQKDGTFSVVPRMFGGNTTAADLRRIADVVDKYQIPTVKVTGGQRIDLLGVKKEDLPNVWRDLDMPSGHAYAKALRTVKTCVGSEWCRFGVQDSTNMGIALEKEMWKMYAPHKVKLAVSGCPRNCAESGIKDVGVIGVDSGWEIYVAGNGGIKTEVAQFLCKVKTHDEVLEYASAFIQLYREEARYLDRTVHYVARVGLDYVKQKIVEDHEGRKALHARLKYALEGIPDPWKERAAGVDKREFEMLEA
- the cobA gene encoding uroporphyrinogen-III C-methyltransferase — encoded protein: MKTGKVYLVGAGPGDIELLTLKAVRALGIADVVLIDDLVNREVLQFVRADARVVEVGKRGGCASTPQAFIERLMIGEAGAGRIVARVKGGDPFVFGRGGEEVQALRAAGVEAEVISGITSGMAAAAALGIPVTHRDCARGVTLLTGHTRNGAEPNWKALAQGGTTLVIYMGASRLAMIVAELLAAGMPSRTPAAMVQNATLPSQRSVISDLRSLPTAVANAGLGSPAIVVIGEVARLAAQTAAACFESLDSRVRGNDKLVFEPKRERRG
- a CDS encoding ABC transporter ATP-binding protein, yielding MEKLVQIENADVAFYTKKGLFQALRGIDLTVTQGEFVTLIGHSGCGKSTLLNLIAGLVMPTRGNVFVNGREVAGPGPDRAVVFQNHSLLPWMTCFDNIYLAVERVFGGSEPKAQLRDRTRAALELVHLAPAENKHPHEISGGMKQRVGIARAFAMQPKILLLDEPFGALDALTRAHLQDELMDIVAKTRSTVVMVTHDVDEAVLLSDRIVMLTNGPAAVVGDIVSVDLPRPRDRLAHASDYRYHELRTAVLEFLYRKQMCPAA
- the ntrB gene encoding nitrate ABC transporter permease, producing MKLATTPSGGRIRIVSLRKFELGDDARRPRPARSAASSADQTGAPATPGESPAPPASRALASLAAALRAMMPVALGLIVFIGIWALIAQISTLPNPAKTWEAALILFSDPFYVKGPNDQGIGWNILGSLQRVAVGFGLAALVGIPLGFMIGRFKFLSDMAAPIISLLRPVSPLAWLPIGLLVFKAAGPAAIWVIFVSAIWPMIINTAVGVRQIPQDYMNVAKVLNLSEWKVFTKILFPAALPYMMTGVRLSIGVAWLVIVAAEMLTGGVGIGFWVWDEWNNLNVEHIIIAIFVVGIVGLLLEQALLLLARRFEYR
- a CDS encoding ABC transporter substrate-binding protein — its product is MTQQKPQQKRIAPGSPQRRKFLKQAAAAGGAAMLASPLGYGAWAAGSDAPEKKEVKIGFIPLTDCASVVIASVMRFDEKYGIKITPSKEASWASVRDKLVNGELDAAHVLYGLIYGVQLGIGGPKKDMAVLMNLNHNGQAITLSNQLRDKGVSDGGSLKKLVTTEKRDYTFAQTFPTGTHAMWIYYWLAAHDIHPFRDVKNIVVPPPQMVANMRVGNMDGFCVGEPWGNRAIYDKIGFTAETTQGIWKDHPEKVLGTTAEFVQKNPNTTRAMMMAILDASKFIDAMANRRKVAEIIADKSYVNCPVDVIDQRLVGKYDNGIGKKWDDPNYMKFYNDGAVNFPYLSDGMWFLTQHKRWGLLKDDVDYLAVANKVNQVALYKEAASQVKAPIPPDLMRSAKLIDGVVWDGKDPKKYAGSFAVRV
- a CDS encoding ANTAR domain-containing protein — its product is MKSILLISAPAASAPLLAAIEKAGHRLAAALTSFADLSRLGEASDFDLIIVAVDALDDAALALLAELHRRRPCPLVVFTQDASRARIQAAIGAGVDAYVIGGFSPERLNPVIDVATARFNESRVLQRKLALAQDKLDERKLIERAKGMLMKLRGISEEDAFRALRKEAMDKNLRMGEVAARIIAVDDLLWPRNVASTRGKIPNLERN